The window TATTGCTTGGCGCGCCGTTCCTGATGCCCTGCTTCTCATAAACGTCCAGAACGGCGGGCAGCAAAGGATCGTCTTCCCGCAAGATCAGGGCGTGGTCAAAATTTTTCAGAACATCCCAGGCGGTTTTCTGGATTTCGTTGCAGGGGAAAACCATATTCACGCCGGGGTTGACTGAACCCTCCACCTCGATAGTCAGGATGCCGGTATGTCCGTGAAGATACTGGGCTTCGCCCTTAAATCCGTAGAATCTGTGTGCGTACTGCAAGTCAAGTTTCGCAATGCTTTTCATTATAATGTCTCCTCTTTTGTCCATATTATTTACGGGGTTTTTCGCGCCCGTATGCGCGTTTATCTTGCCTTTTCTTCCATTTCCCTGGCCTGTCTGCATTTGCCGCAGATGCCGCTGAGCCTGAGCTCGACGTGACGCACCTCTCCGCCGGCCATATTAGCGGAGGGAAACGCCCCTTCAGGGAAGGCGAAATCTGTTATCCCGCCGCAGATCTCGCAGATAAAATGTCCCTGCGGCCCCGTTTGACAGTCATAACGCGCACTGTCGATATGGTCCAGACGCTGAATGATTCCACGTTCCGCGAATTCGTTCAATATCCGGTAAACGCTCTCTCTGGTCACAGCCGGTAAATTTTGTCTGACATGTCTCCACACGTCGTCCACTCCGGGATGCGTATAGTTTTCGTGTACAAATTCATAAACCGCGAGCCGCTGTGACGTACATTTCCATCCGTTCCGTTTGCATATCGTCTGAAATTCCTCGATCTTTTGCTGATCCATCATAATTCACCCGAACAATTTATAATGAATTTAATATTTAGATAACTATAATAGTTATTTGTTGTAATGTCAAGTGTATTTCATCAAAATCATTTTGATATAATCGTTCTTTGTGCAAAGGTTGGCAAAGATTATCCCTCATCACAAAAGTATGAGAGACAATGGCCGAAATGTGTCCGCTGCTCATCCGCTTTTGTGATATCGTTGTTTGACAGGGTCGTAGTATTCTTCTCATAAATATACCTGTATACCAGACTTTGCATTTTCAATTTTTGGCTATCGGCGCGTTATTGCACCAATTGGGTATCATTTACACATGACCTCAGATTTTTCAAAAAGGCATACGATTGACGTAAAAATAATTAAGAAAAGATGGAATATTAGTGAATAAATATAATTTTCCTTATTTTATTTTTGCCCTATATTATAAACGCCGAGGATACAAATAAAATTATTATAGGGGGATGGATTTATGCTGGCTTTAGTTGAAAACACGCTGAGTACTTTAGTAGATATTTTATGGGGGCCGTCGCTTCTGATAAGCTTGATTGGAACAGGAATATGGTTTACTTTGATCACCAAATTCTGGCCTGTAAGATATTTCGGTAAAGCTATGAAACAATGCCTCAATATGGACAAAGATACATCGCTATCAAAGGCTCCCGGGATCGTCACTCCATATCAGGCGGCAAGCATCGCAATCGCCGGAGCGATAGGGACGGGAAATATTGGCGGTGTCGCAAGCGCTATCGCCCTTGGCGGCCCTGGGGTGCTCTTCTGGATGTGGGTGACGGCCATTGTTGGAATGGCTACAAAATTGGTGGAGATCACGCTTGCTGTCTATTATCGCGATAAGAAGGTTAACGGTGATACATGGGGCGGTCCGACCTTTTATATGGAAAAGGGGATTGGTAAGAAGACAAAGCTCTGGATACCTTTGGCATGGACCTTTGGATTGGGGATAATGATCCAATACTTTATCTCTCTTGAAAATTTCACCGTTTCCGAAGCTCTCACTGAAGCATTCGGCATCAATCAGATATATACCTCTCTTTTTTATGGATTTATGTGTGCGATAGTGGTCATTGGCGGTTTTAAAAAGGTTGCTGGTTTTGCCGCCAAGATGCTGCCGCTGATGTCCATCCTTTATGTGGCGGCTGGGTTGTTCATAATAGCGATAAATGTTCATAAGCTGCCGGATGTTTTTGCTATGATCGTAGCCAAGGCTTTCACACCATGCGCTGCGATAGGTGGTTTTGCCGGGGCATCTTTGCTGCTTGCGATACGTACAGGTATCTCTCGCAGCCTCTTTAGCAACGAAGCGGGATGGGGCGCGAGCCCTATGGCCCATGCCTCTGCAAAGACGAATCACCCAGTGGAACAGGGGTTGTGGGGGATATTTGAGGTTTTTGTCGATACAATGGTAATCTGTACTATAACAGCCTTGGTCATTCTCGTTACCGGTGAATGGTCGAGCGGCGAAGCTGGCGCTACATTGACAATGAGATCTTTCCGTTCCGGCATGGGACCTATGGGATTCTATTTTGTGGCTTTCGTAGCCTTCCTATTTTCGTGGACCACCTCGACAAGCTGGTCTAGCTATTTCCAAACGCTTCTGGAACACGCGTTCCGTTCAAAGCCGAAAGTTGCCGCTAAAATAGACAGGCTTATGAGAATGTGCTATGTACTGCCGGGAATTTTAAGTACGATATTTATTGTAAATATAGGAATAAAGACGGAGATTGTTTGGTTAGTTTCAGATGTAGCTACCTCTCTTCCAACCTATGTAAATCTTTTTGCAATATTGTTTCTCACGAAAAAATTCCTTGCAATTCTCAAGGATTATGAAGGAAAACGTGTTCTTTGGGGAAAAGAGATTTTCTACAAATATGACAAAGAAATATAACTAATGAGGTGAATATATTATGAAGATATTGATTACTGGAGCAGGGATGATCGGTTCTATCGTCGCTATGGAATTATGCAGGGAAAACGACGTAACGCTTATCGACGGGAGTGACGCGGCTCTGAAAAGAGTCAGTTCAAAAGAAATGAACATAGAACTGATACAAGGTTCTGTCTTTGATGAAAAAAAGCTAGAGGGGTTGATTTCAACTAGTGATGTGGTTGTGATTGCCCTACCGGGTAATTTGGCTGTCAGCGTCGCTGAATCTGCGCTGAAACAGCGAAAGGCCGTTTTTGATATAAGCTCTATACCGAACGATGTCCTGCTTGGTAAAATCAGAGAGCTTGCGGATAAGAATAAAACCCTTTATGTGCCTAAAATTGGTATAGCCCCAGGCATGACCAATTTTCTTACTGGCCGTGGGTGTGTTGGCCTCGACTTTGTGAAAGATGTAAAGATATATGTCGGTGGTATTCCGCAGAAAAAAGAGTCTCCAATGGGGTATAAGACGGTGTTTTGCCTCGAGGAAACGCTGCAGGAATATCTTGATCCGGCGATGGTGATAGAGAATGGTAATAAAAAATATGTAGAGGCGATGTCTTGCTTACACAATGTTGATTTTGAAGGGCTTGAAGGTTTGGAGGCCTTTCTTACGGATGGTCTTGCCACATTGGCAGAAACGATACCGGCGGAAAATATGTCTGAATTTACCATTCGCTGGCCTGGTCATATTCAACAGATAAAGAACCTGATCGCGCTCGGAATGTTCGACAAGAACGAAGATGATTTCGAAGGAATGAAGATAACCCCGAGGGAATATCTTATCAGCCATCTAGCTCCTCTTTGGAAGATGGAGCTGGCTAAAGGAGATAAAGATCTCACTCTCTTCCGTATCGTTGTAAAGGGTACAAAAGACGGGGCAGAAGTTGAGTCTAAGTGGGAGACTGTTGATAGATACGACGAAGAGAGGAATATCACCTCGATGGGGAAGTGCACCGCTTTTAGTTGTACATCGTTTATCAGAGCTTGGATGAAATCTCTCTTTAACAACAATGGTTTTGTCTTCCCGGAAAAATTATCGGTAAATGATTCTCTTTATCGTTATGTTATGGAGTCGATGGCTTATCACGGAGTGTATTTTACAGAGCAGCACACAACTTTGAAACGATACTGAGTTTCACACCATGATTTAATTGGTATTTAGGTGTAAAAATAAACCCCTAGGGGCCGTTTAATGCGATAAAATCTTTGTAGCATTAGCGGCCCCGTTTTGTAAGGAGGTATTTTTATGAAGAAACCTATAAAGATGAGCTATGATGAAACAGACCTGCGAATCATCGAAGAGATACGTGATAATGCAAGAATTTCTTATAAGAATTTAAGTGAGGCGGTAAACCTGTCTGTACCAGCGGTATTCGAACGCATGAAAAAAATGGAAGAAAGGGGGGTGATACAAGGGTACAAGACCGCCGTCGACTACTGCAGGATAGGATACCCTATACATGTATTTATACTTCTGCACGACGACCGCTGTCGTGACGGTGTCCCCTACATGTTGAGCCAGATGGAGAGTATCTTTCAATTTTGGATTGTCTCAGGCGAATATGACTATCTCCTAGAGGTTTATCTTTCAACCAGCCAGGAGTTAGACGATCTCCTGAATGAACTGTATAAAATAGGAAGGACTCATACAATGCTTATTTTAAATAAACTTAAAGAGGATTCGCTATAGTTTATTTATGATGTAAGACCAATTTATATATATTAATATAGTATGTATGAAATAAAAAAATATACTTTGAAAGTTCTTTCATGAATTGTTATAATTTAACGTACAACGTGCGGCTCTCTGGTAGCGTAAGTCCAGTTGCAAAGAGTGGCGTGTTTTATTTTAACCGTTGATGATTACTTATAGATTATATTTAACTATAAGTAACTACTATAATTAAGATGCGCTGAAAGATATTTATGAGCGTAAACAGGGAGGGGTTGAAAATGGGCCTTTGCGGGACGGGCAAAAGAGATTATTGCGTCGGTGATTATGTGATGTATGCCGGAAACGGCATCTGCCGGATAAACGATATTCGCCGGGAGAGGTTCAGCGGCCT is drawn from Cloacibacillus sp. and contains these coding sequences:
- a CDS encoding amino acid carrier protein, which codes for MLALVENTLSTLVDILWGPSLLISLIGTGIWFTLITKFWPVRYFGKAMKQCLNMDKDTSLSKAPGIVTPYQAASIAIAGAIGTGNIGGVASAIALGGPGVLFWMWVTAIVGMATKLVEITLAVYYRDKKVNGDTWGGPTFYMEKGIGKKTKLWIPLAWTFGLGIMIQYFISLENFTVSEALTEAFGINQIYTSLFYGFMCAIVVIGGFKKVAGFAAKMLPLMSILYVAAGLFIIAINVHKLPDVFAMIVAKAFTPCAAIGGFAGASLLLAIRTGISRSLFSNEAGWGASPMAHASAKTNHPVEQGLWGIFEVFVDTMVICTITALVILVTGEWSSGEAGATLTMRSFRSGMGPMGFYFVAFVAFLFSWTTSTSWSSYFQTLLEHAFRSKPKVAAKIDRLMRMCYVLPGILSTIFIVNIGIKTEIVWLVSDVATSLPTYVNLFAILFLTKKFLAILKDYEGKRVLWGKEIFYKYDKEI
- a CDS encoding 6-carboxytetrahydropterin synthase, with the protein product MKSIAKLDLQYAHRFYGFKGEAQYLHGHTGILTIEVEGSVNPGVNMVFPCNEIQKTAWDVLKNFDHALILREDDPLLPAVLDVYEKQGIRNGAPSNTMKGPAFKTELATAYPECRLVVTKETMTVEGMIKIVYDLLKDKLNIVKLTFSSGVNEASEEYEPHLSVDRCPLCGIALDENGVCPKCGYRKA
- a CDS encoding Lrp/AsnC family transcriptional regulator produces the protein MKKPIKMSYDETDLRIIEEIRDNARISYKNLSEAVNLSVPAVFERMKKMEERGVIQGYKTAVDYCRIGYPIHVFILLHDDRCRDGVPYMLSQMESIFQFWIVSGEYDYLLEVYLSTSQELDDLLNELYKIGRTHTMLILNKLKEDSL
- a CDS encoding saccharopine dehydrogenase C-terminal domain-containing protein — translated: MKILITGAGMIGSIVAMELCRENDVTLIDGSDAALKRVSSKEMNIELIQGSVFDEKKLEGLISTSDVVVIALPGNLAVSVAESALKQRKAVFDISSIPNDVLLGKIRELADKNKTLYVPKIGIAPGMTNFLTGRGCVGLDFVKDVKIYVGGIPQKKESPMGYKTVFCLEETLQEYLDPAMVIENGNKKYVEAMSCLHNVDFEGLEGLEAFLTDGLATLAETIPAENMSEFTIRWPGHIQQIKNLIALGMFDKNEDDFEGMKITPREYLISHLAPLWKMELAKGDKDLTLFRIVVKGTKDGAEVESKWETVDRYDEERNITSMGKCTAFSCTSFIRAWMKSLFNNNGFVFPEKLSVNDSLYRYVMESMAYHGVYFTEQHTTLKRY
- a CDS encoding Fur family transcriptional regulator translates to MMDQQKIEEFQTICKRNGWKCTSQRLAVYEFVHENYTHPGVDDVWRHVRQNLPAVTRESVYRILNEFAERGIIQRLDHIDSARYDCQTGPQGHFICEICGGITDFAFPEGAFPSANMAGGEVRHVELRLSGICGKCRQAREMEEKAR